Proteins encoded together in one Mycobacterium sp. MS1601 window:
- a CDS encoding helix-turn-helix domain-containing protein — protein sequence MHSVAILAYDGMSGFESGVPAEIFGMTELSEQFSAGIVRPWYSLTMCAETPEVRMLGGATLRTPHGLDTLAAADTVIIPSVRDVTEQPSPELVAAIRSARNRGARLVSICSGAFALAAAGVLDGRTATTHWIYVDQLQQRYPEIDVDAAPLYVDSGDVLTSAGCAAGLDLCLHIVRNDHGTQVANDVARKLVISPHRSGGQAQYIETPVPEPSTDGRIAAGMAWALQHLDQPLTLDELAAQSALSRRSYLRQFAKATGTTPIKWLIEQRIQASLPLLESSSLSVEQIAARVGFESVVTFRHHFVRQVRTTPSDYRGSFALTR from the coding sequence ATGCACTCGGTGGCCATCCTCGCCTATGACGGCATGTCGGGTTTCGAATCCGGAGTGCCCGCAGAGATCTTCGGAATGACCGAGCTGTCCGAACAGTTCTCGGCGGGAATCGTGCGACCCTGGTACTCGCTCACCATGTGCGCCGAAACCCCCGAGGTGCGCATGCTGGGTGGAGCCACTTTGAGGACGCCACATGGCCTCGACACCCTGGCCGCCGCTGACACCGTGATCATCCCCAGCGTCCGGGACGTCACCGAGCAACCCTCACCCGAACTCGTCGCCGCGATCCGGTCAGCGCGCAATCGCGGCGCCAGGCTGGTGTCCATCTGCTCCGGGGCGTTCGCACTCGCGGCCGCCGGAGTCCTGGATGGCCGCACGGCCACCACACATTGGATCTACGTCGACCAGCTGCAGCAGCGTTACCCCGAAATCGACGTCGACGCCGCGCCGCTGTACGTCGACAGTGGTGATGTCCTGACCAGCGCGGGATGTGCGGCGGGACTTGACCTCTGTCTGCACATCGTGCGCAACGATCACGGCACTCAAGTGGCCAACGACGTCGCCCGCAAGCTCGTCATCTCGCCGCACCGGTCCGGTGGTCAGGCACAGTACATCGAAACACCCGTGCCCGAACCGTCGACGGACGGCCGCATCGCCGCCGGAATGGCCTGGGCGCTACAGCATCTGGACCAACCCCTGACGCTCGACGAACTGGCCGCCCAGTCCGCGCTGTCGCGGCGCAGTTATCTGCGGCAGTTCGCGAAGGCCACCGGTACCACGCCGATCAAGTGGCTCATCGAACAGCGCATCCAGGCCAGCCTGCCGTTGCTGGAATCGTCGTCGCTGTCCGTCGAACAGATCGCTGCCAGAGTGGGATTCGAATCAGTGGTGACCTTTCGCCATCATTTTGTGCGGCAGGTGCGCACCACCCCCAGCGACTACCGCGGTAGTTTCGCCCTGACACGCTGA
- a CDS encoding MmpS family transport accessory protein: MKVVRRAWLPLLIVLVVVIAGFTVHRIRGFFASEGPTITPVNFADDPEPFEPKVVEYEVDGLGGVANVNYMDLEGKPQRVDGAALPWHVRLETTNPSAMAHVVAQGDGSSLTCRIIVDGELKEERTVDGVSAQTFCIEKSA, from the coding sequence ATGAAGGTGGTCAGGCGAGCATGGCTGCCGCTGTTGATCGTGCTGGTTGTGGTGATCGCCGGATTCACCGTCCACCGCATCCGCGGATTCTTCGCGTCCGAGGGGCCGACGATCACGCCGGTGAACTTCGCTGACGACCCGGAACCCTTCGAGCCCAAGGTCGTCGAGTACGAGGTCGACGGCCTGGGTGGAGTCGCCAACGTCAACTACATGGACCTCGAGGGCAAACCCCAGCGGGTCGACGGAGCGGCGCTGCCGTGGCACGTGCGCCTGGAGACCACCAACCCCTCGGCCATGGCGCACGTGGTGGCCCAAGGCGACGGCAGCAGTCTGACCTGCCGCATCATCGTCGACGGTGAACTGAAAGAGGAACGAACTGTGGACGGCGTGAGCGCCCAGACCTTCTGCATCGAGAAGTCCGCATGA
- a CDS encoding polysaccharide deacetylase family protein, translating to MSQLSWPDGKRAAAAFTFDVDAESAVLWGNAEVGARMSVMSHQAYGPLVGIPRILDLLEQHQIRSTFFVPGHTADRYPDAVRSLVAAGHEIAHHGYLHEQPTQLTLEQEIEALDRGLAALSDVAGVRPVGYRAPMWDLSWRTPALLAERGFLYDSSLMDADHPYELAVTPGADQSLVEIPIQWALDDWEQYCFLPDLSGSGLIESPRKARELWQLEFDGLRRVGGCWVLTNHPFLSGRPSRAFELGDLMRYVLDHADVWVTNLSTIAEHVRGLGLPPRSITPPAVPR from the coding sequence ATGAGCCAACTCAGCTGGCCCGACGGTAAGCGTGCCGCTGCGGCGTTCACCTTCGACGTCGACGCGGAGTCGGCTGTGCTCTGGGGCAACGCCGAGGTGGGCGCCCGGATGAGTGTGATGAGCCATCAGGCGTACGGGCCACTGGTGGGTATTCCCCGGATCCTGGATCTGCTGGAGCAGCACCAGATCCGGTCGACGTTCTTCGTGCCGGGCCACACCGCCGACCGCTACCCGGACGCGGTGCGCAGCCTTGTGGCTGCCGGGCATGAGATCGCCCACCATGGTTATCTCCACGAGCAGCCCACGCAGTTGACGCTGGAACAGGAAATCGAAGCCCTGGACCGTGGTCTGGCGGCCCTGTCCGACGTGGCGGGGGTTCGGCCGGTGGGGTACCGGGCACCGATGTGGGACCTGTCGTGGCGTACCCCGGCGCTCCTGGCGGAGCGGGGATTTCTCTACGACTCCAGCCTGATGGACGCCGACCACCCCTACGAATTGGCCGTCACACCCGGCGCGGACCAATCGCTGGTCGAGATCCCCATCCAGTGGGCGCTCGACGACTGGGAGCAGTACTGCTTCCTGCCGGACCTGTCCGGCAGTGGGTTGATCGAGAGTCCACGCAAGGCGCGGGAACTGTGGCAGTTGGAGTTTGACGGGTTGCGCCGGGTTGGCGGGTGCTGGGTGCTGACCAACCATCCGTTTCTGTCCGGCCGACCCTCACGTGCCTTCGAGTTGGGTGATCTCATGCGCTACGTGCTGGACCACGCTGACGTCTGGGTGACGAATCTGTCCACGATCGCCGAACACGTTCGTGGGCTGGGGCTCCCACCCAGGTCCATCACGCCTCCGGCTGTTCCCCGCTGA
- the speB gene encoding agmatinase has product MTSEPDVRSASATVGQVDAQQVPRYAGLGTFARLPQCRDVERYDLAVIGVPFDSGVTYRPGARFGPSAIRQASRLLKPYNPALDVAPFAAMQVVDAGDIAANPFDIETAVAQVCAGILDLVPDPAQRFVLLGGDHTIALPALQAVNRHHGPVALVHFDAHLDTWDTYFGAPCTHGTPFRRAAEQGLLVKGHSAHVGIRGSLYDRKDLLDDAELGFTVVHCRDIDRIGVDGVIERVLQRVGGHPVYVSVDIDVLDPAFAPGTGTPEIGGMTSRELVAVLRAMRALNIVGADVVEVSPAYDHAEVTAVAGANIAYELISLMVDG; this is encoded by the coding sequence GTGACCAGCGAACCTGACGTGCGGTCAGCGTCGGCAACCGTGGGGCAGGTGGACGCTCAACAGGTACCGCGGTATGCCGGCCTGGGCACCTTCGCCCGACTTCCGCAGTGCCGTGACGTCGAACGTTACGACCTTGCCGTCATCGGAGTCCCGTTCGACAGCGGTGTCACCTATCGTCCTGGCGCACGGTTCGGACCGTCGGCGATCAGACAGGCCTCCCGTCTGCTCAAGCCCTACAACCCTGCCCTCGACGTGGCTCCGTTCGCGGCGATGCAAGTGGTGGACGCCGGCGACATCGCTGCCAATCCGTTCGACATCGAGACCGCGGTGGCGCAGGTGTGTGCCGGCATCCTCGATCTGGTGCCGGATCCCGCCCAGCGTTTTGTGCTCCTCGGCGGTGACCACACCATCGCGCTGCCCGCACTGCAAGCAGTCAACCGCCACCACGGACCGGTTGCGTTGGTGCACTTCGATGCTCACCTCGACACCTGGGACACCTACTTCGGAGCGCCGTGCACCCACGGCACCCCGTTCCGGCGGGCAGCCGAACAAGGTCTGTTGGTCAAAGGGCATTCGGCGCACGTCGGCATCCGCGGATCGTTGTATGACCGCAAGGATCTGCTGGACGACGCCGAACTGGGGTTCACCGTTGTGCACTGCCGCGATATCGACCGCATCGGTGTCGACGGCGTGATCGAACGCGTACTGCAGCGGGTGGGAGGGCATCCGGTGTATGTGTCGGTGGACATCGACGTGCTGGACCCCGCCTTCGCACCGGGCACCGGAACACCGGAGATCGGCGGCATGACCAGCAGGGAACTGGTGGCGGTACTGCGCGCGATGCGTGCGCTCAACATCGTCGGTGCCGACGTGGTGGAGGTGTCTCCGGCCTACGACCATGCCGAGGTGACCGCAGTGGCCGGGGCCAACATCGCCTACGAGTTGATCAGCCTTATGGTCGACGGATGA
- a CDS encoding SDR family NAD(P)-dependent oxidoreductase, with translation MTEQPVALVTGGASGIGAAVVDALTARGFSVGILDLAVGVDVSDPTAVTDAVARLRDELGPVSAVVTAAGHYEMAPAAEITAEAWHRMLRVHLGGLVNVARATLPDLIARRGALVAVASELAVGGGEHDAHYAAAKGAILGTARSLAAEVAHHGVRVNCVAPGPTDTPLLAPDSPWRATEYLATLPLRRLTKPTEVARCVEYLVCDATFSVGDVVNVNSGAVI, from the coding sequence ATGACTGAGCAGCCCGTTGCGCTGGTCACCGGCGGCGCCAGCGGTATCGGCGCGGCGGTGGTCGACGCGCTGACCGCCCGCGGGTTCAGTGTGGGCATCCTCGATCTCGCTGTAGGCGTGGATGTTTCGGACCCCACCGCCGTCACCGACGCCGTGGCACGCCTGCGTGATGAACTTGGTCCGGTCAGCGCGGTGGTGACCGCTGCCGGCCACTACGAGATGGCGCCCGCGGCCGAGATCACTGCCGAGGCCTGGCATCGGATGCTGCGGGTGCACCTGGGCGGGCTGGTCAACGTGGCACGTGCAACGCTTCCGGATCTGATAGCTCGGCGCGGAGCCCTGGTGGCGGTGGCCAGTGAGCTCGCCGTCGGCGGCGGTGAGCACGACGCGCACTACGCTGCCGCCAAAGGCGCGATCCTGGGGACCGCGCGCAGTCTCGCTGCCGAGGTGGCGCATCACGGTGTCAGGGTGAACTGCGTGGCACCTGGGCCCACCGATACCCCGTTGCTGGCGCCAGATTCGCCGTGGCGGGCAACCGAGTACCTGGCGACGTTGCCATTACGCCGGCTCACCAAGCCCACCGAGGTGGCGCGCTGTGTGGAGTACCTGGTGTGTGACGCGACCTTCAGTGTCGGTGACGTGGTCAACGTGAACTCAGGAGCGGTGATTTGA
- a CDS encoding DUF732 domain-containing protein, translated as MIRAVVGALAVSVGLVLNAPVAAADPDEAFADQLHTFGIYGQKDFNAWIGKLMCKRLRNGHDADAFASAKFVHDQLQKGSTTDQAWQFVGAGIPIYCPEQAFVLQQAADRSGR; from the coding sequence GTGATCAGGGCAGTGGTTGGCGCGCTGGCTGTTTCGGTGGGGTTGGTGCTCAATGCCCCGGTGGCTGCGGCTGATCCGGATGAGGCGTTTGCCGACCAGTTGCACACCTTCGGGATCTACGGGCAGAAGGACTTCAACGCGTGGATCGGGAAGTTGATGTGCAAGCGGCTGCGTAACGGTCATGACGCGGATGCGTTCGCTTCGGCGAAGTTCGTCCACGATCAGTTGCAGAAGGGCAGCACCACCGATCAGGCGTGGCAGTTCGTGGGCGCTGGTATCCCGATCTATTGCCCGGAGCAGGCGTTTGTGTTGCAGCAGGCTGCGGATCGGAGTGGGCGATGA
- a CDS encoding cutinase family protein, with protein sequence MSLRNTLGLFCATVAAGALIGAPVASAEPACPDAEVIFARGTGEAPGVGGIGQAFVDSVRNQADGRSVDVYPVNYPASGNFNDRLDIVRSVTAGVRDQGARIEYMAATCPDTRLILGGYSQGGAVTGFTTSTAAPAGVPAELVPPPLPSDVADNVAAVVLFGKPSNQFLSSFNAPTIDIGAAYTGKTLDLCAAGDTICEGVFGAGPTVAHALYPVNGQVSEGAAYAVSRI encoded by the coding sequence CGGTGCTCCGGTGGCGTCCGCCGAACCCGCTTGCCCCGACGCCGAGGTGATCTTTGCCCGCGGAACCGGTGAGGCGCCGGGCGTCGGTGGCATCGGGCAGGCCTTTGTCGACTCGGTGCGCAACCAGGCCGACGGACGCTCTGTCGACGTCTACCCGGTGAACTACCCGGCCAGCGGCAACTTCAACGACCGCCTCGACATCGTGCGCAGCGTCACCGCGGGCGTCCGTGACCAGGGCGCCAGGATCGAGTACATGGCAGCCACCTGCCCGGACACCCGGCTGATCCTGGGCGGCTACTCGCAGGGCGGAGCAGTCACGGGTTTCACCACGTCCACGGCCGCGCCTGCCGGGGTGCCTGCTGAGCTGGTTCCGCCTCCGCTGCCCTCCGACGTCGCCGACAACGTGGCCGCGGTGGTGCTGTTCGGGAAGCCGTCGAATCAGTTCCTCAGCTCTTTCAACGCCCCGACCATCGACATCGGGGCGGCCTACACCGGCAAGACGCTGGATCTGTGTGCCGCCGGCGACACCATCTGTGAGGGTGTATTCGGTGCAGGACCGACGGTGGCTCATGCGCTGTATCCGGTCAATGGCCAGGTCTCCGAGGGTGCGGCGTACGCCGTCAGCCGAATCTGA
- a CDS encoding TetR/AcrR family transcriptional regulator, translating into MSKPSATKTTAPRGFARERVLDAALELFAKHGVHGTSLQMIADRLGVGKGAVYYQFQSKDEIALAVVKPIFEDIEHLNRIAELQPSHEAQRDVAVSGLVELAIRHRRVSSLFYGDPTIHQIVESYGDFQKIIDRFSALLLGPAPDTVTRVAMSMTTAGIYACATDPMLADVDDNELRTILLACSKRCACSS; encoded by the coding sequence GTGTCAAAACCGTCAGCTACCAAAACAACTGCGCCGCGCGGCTTCGCCCGTGAGCGGGTGCTGGACGCCGCCCTTGAGCTGTTCGCCAAGCACGGCGTGCACGGGACATCGCTGCAGATGATCGCCGACCGCCTCGGTGTCGGGAAGGGCGCGGTCTACTACCAGTTCCAGTCCAAGGACGAAATCGCACTGGCCGTCGTGAAGCCGATCTTCGAGGACATCGAACACCTGAACCGGATCGCCGAACTGCAGCCCTCCCACGAGGCGCAGCGCGATGTGGCGGTCAGCGGACTCGTCGAACTCGCCATCCGGCACCGCCGGGTGTCATCGCTGTTCTACGGTGATCCCACCATCCATCAGATCGTGGAATCGTACGGCGACTTCCAGAAGATCATCGACCGGTTCTCGGCACTGCTCTTGGGACCCGCCCCCGACACCGTCACGCGGGTGGCCATGTCCATGACCACGGCCGGAATCTACGCCTGCGCAACCGATCCCATGCTGGCCGATGTGGACGACAACGAGCTGCGCACCATTCTCCTGGCCTGCTCGAAGAGATGCGCCTGCTCGAGCTAG
- a CDS encoding MMPL/RND family transporter, translating into MSDPSAEAPTGPVQVIEPRHFHFEKPARLFRKLSVPIILIWIAIAAFLNISVPQLETVGEERSVSMSPDEAPAVIAMQRAGLVFDEYKSNSSVMIVLEGEEPLGDDARQYYSEIIRKMQADPTHVEHVQDLWSDPLTASGVQSNDGKAVYVQANIAGNQGESLANESVQAVRDIIDSTPAPEGVSTYITGAAALSADQQEASHNSLRMVEALTFGVIILMLLIIYRSIITTVLMLVMVGVSIATVRGTVAFLGYHDVIGLSVFATGLLSTLAIAIAVDYAIFLIGRYQEGRGDGEDPETAYLNMFGGTAHVIVGSGLTIAGATFCLSFTRLPYFQTLGVPLAVGMLVLIFTAMTFGPAVITVASRFGLLDPKRSMRKRGWRKIGAAVVRWPGPILVTSVAASLIGLLALPGYETSYNDRQYLPPDINTNLGYAAAERHFSPSRLNPEMLMIETDRDLRNPADMLVIEKIAKRIFAVEGIGRVQTITRPDGKPIENTSIPYLMSQQGTLQTLNQRYNDDVMANMLKQAEDMQVNIDSMTEMQRITTEMADTTHQMVTQMDNMVVDIQKLRDNIATFDDFFRPMRNYFYWEPHCYDIPICWALRSIFDTIDGIDVMTAGIEDLLPSMYRLDSLMPQMLAIMPSMIETMKSMKTMMLTMQQTQSGMQEQQKIMSENQTEMGDAFNAARNDDSFYLPQEALDNPDFAKGLEQFISPDGNAVRFIIAHEGDPMSAEGIAKIDGIKNAAKEAIKGTPLEGSTIYLGGTAATFKDMADGTAFDLLIAGIAAICLIFIIMLILTRSVVAAAVIVGTVILSLGASFGISVLIWQHLIGIPLHWMVLPMAVIILLAVGADYNLLVVARLKEEIHAGLNTGMIRTMGGSGSTVTAAGMVFGFTMMTMAVSDLTIMGQVGTTIGLGLLFDTFVIRSFMTPSIAALLGRWFWWPQNVRMRPKPQPWPTPKTAEVTS; encoded by the coding sequence ATGAGCGATCCCTCGGCCGAGGCGCCCACCGGGCCCGTGCAGGTGATCGAACCCCGGCACTTCCACTTCGAGAAGCCCGCCCGGCTGTTCCGCAAGCTGTCGGTCCCGATCATCCTGATCTGGATCGCCATCGCGGCCTTCCTCAACATCTCGGTGCCCCAGCTGGAGACGGTGGGCGAGGAACGTTCGGTCTCGATGAGCCCCGACGAGGCGCCCGCGGTGATCGCGATGCAGCGCGCGGGACTGGTGTTCGACGAGTACAAGTCCAACAGCTCGGTGATGATCGTGCTGGAAGGCGAAGAGCCGCTGGGCGACGACGCCCGGCAGTACTACTCCGAGATCATCCGCAAGATGCAGGCCGACCCCACACATGTCGAGCACGTGCAGGACCTGTGGAGTGATCCGCTGACCGCCTCCGGCGTGCAGAGCAACGACGGCAAAGCCGTCTACGTACAGGCCAACATCGCGGGCAACCAGGGCGAGTCGCTGGCCAACGAATCCGTCCAGGCGGTCCGCGACATCATCGACAGCACGCCTGCGCCCGAGGGGGTGTCGACGTACATCACTGGCGCGGCGGCACTGTCAGCTGATCAGCAGGAGGCCAGCCACAACAGTCTGCGCATGGTGGAGGCGCTGACCTTCGGTGTCATCATCCTCATGCTGCTGATCATCTACCGCTCCATCATCACCACGGTGCTGATGCTGGTGATGGTGGGCGTCAGCATCGCCACGGTGCGCGGCACGGTGGCCTTTCTGGGCTATCACGACGTTATCGGTCTGTCGGTGTTCGCCACCGGCCTGTTGTCCACGTTGGCCATCGCGATCGCGGTGGACTACGCCATCTTCCTGATCGGCCGCTACCAGGAGGGCCGCGGTGACGGGGAGGATCCGGAAACCGCCTACCTCAACATGTTCGGCGGCACTGCGCACGTGATCGTGGGTTCGGGCCTGACCATTGCCGGCGCCACCTTCTGCCTGAGCTTCACCCGGCTGCCGTACTTCCAGACTCTGGGGGTGCCGCTGGCTGTGGGCATGCTGGTGCTGATCTTCACCGCCATGACCTTTGGCCCTGCCGTGATCACCGTCGCCAGCCGTTTCGGACTGCTGGACCCCAAGCGGTCCATGCGCAAACGGGGTTGGCGCAAGATCGGTGCCGCCGTGGTGCGCTGGCCCGGTCCGATCCTGGTGACCTCGGTGGCTGCCTCGCTGATCGGCCTTCTGGCGCTGCCCGGGTACGAGACCAGCTACAACGACCGGCAGTACCTACCGCCGGACATCAACACCAACCTCGGTTACGCCGCCGCCGAACGCCACTTCTCGCCGTCGCGGCTGAACCCCGAGATGCTGATGATCGAGACCGACCGCGATCTGCGCAATCCCGCGGACATGTTGGTGATCGAGAAGATCGCCAAACGGATCTTCGCGGTGGAGGGCATCGGCCGGGTACAGACCATCACCCGGCCCGACGGCAAGCCGATCGAGAACACGTCCATTCCGTACCTGATGAGCCAGCAGGGCACCCTGCAGACGCTGAACCAGCGTTACAACGACGACGTGATGGCCAACATGCTCAAGCAGGCCGAAGACATGCAGGTCAACATCGACTCGATGACCGAGATGCAGCGCATCACCACCGAAATGGCCGACACCACCCACCAGATGGTGACGCAGATGGACAACATGGTGGTCGACATCCAGAAGCTGCGCGACAACATCGCCACCTTCGACGACTTCTTCCGTCCGATGCGCAACTACTTCTACTGGGAACCGCACTGCTACGACATCCCCATCTGCTGGGCACTGCGGTCGATCTTCGACACCATCGACGGCATCGACGTGATGACCGCGGGCATTGAGGATCTGTTGCCCTCGATGTACCGGCTGGACTCGCTGATGCCTCAGATGCTGGCGATCATGCCCTCGATGATCGAGACGATGAAGTCGATGAAAACCATGATGCTGACGATGCAGCAGACCCAATCGGGGATGCAGGAGCAGCAGAAGATCATGTCGGAGAACCAGACCGAGATGGGTGACGCCTTCAACGCCGCCCGCAACGACGACTCGTTCTACCTGCCGCAGGAAGCGCTGGACAACCCGGACTTCGCCAAGGGGCTGGAGCAGTTCATCTCGCCCGATGGCAATGCAGTGCGGTTCATCATCGCCCACGAAGGCGATCCGATGTCGGCGGAGGGCATCGCCAAGATCGACGGCATCAAGAACGCCGCAAAGGAAGCCATCAAGGGCACGCCGCTGGAAGGCTCCACCATCTACCTGGGCGGCACCGCGGCGACGTTCAAGGACATGGCCGACGGCACGGCGTTCGACCTGTTGATCGCCGGGATCGCCGCGATCTGCCTGATCTTCATCATCATGCTGATCTTGACCAGGTCGGTGGTGGCCGCGGCAGTGATCGTGGGCACGGTGATCCTGTCGCTGGGCGCGTCCTTCGGTATCTCTGTGTTGATCTGGCAGCACCTCATCGGTATTCCGTTGCACTGGATGGTGTTACCGATGGCGGTGATCATCCTGCTGGCGGTCGGCGCCGACTACAACCTGCTGGTGGTGGCGCGACTCAAAGAGGAGATACATGCCGGTCTGAACACCGGCATGATCCGGACCATGGGCGGCAGCGGGTCGACAGTGACCGCGGCGGGCATGGTGTTCGGTTTCACCATGATGACGATGGCGGTCAGCGACCTGACCATCATGGGTCAGGTGGGCACCACCATCGGTCTTGGACTTCTGTTCGACACCTTCGTGATTCGCTCGTTCATGACGCCCTCGATCGCCGCGCTGCTGGGCCGTTGGTTCTGGTGGCCGCAGAACGTGCGGATGCGACCCAAACCGCAGCCCTGGCCGACGCCGAAGACCGCCGAGGTGACCTCGTGA
- a CDS encoding DUF5078 domain-containing protein: MKRVLTSVLAVAFVATAAPAAADATDEYPIPSRMLKTTCTVDQYMAAVRDTDPVYYERYIIDYNNKSPDVQKWTRDRISWFFSMDYAGRRAYSEETATNAFYETLAWNWPNWAKLFFNNKGVVAHGTDVCMTYPPVDPTVWTW, translated from the coding sequence ATGAAGCGTGTTCTGACTTCGGTGTTGGCGGTGGCTTTTGTGGCCACTGCAGCTCCGGCGGCTGCTGATGCCACCGATGAGTATCCGATTCCCAGCCGGATGCTCAAGACCACCTGCACGGTGGATCAGTACATGGCCGCTGTCCGCGATACCGATCCGGTGTACTACGAGCGCTACATCATCGACTACAACAACAAGTCCCCTGATGTGCAGAAGTGGACTCGTGACCGGATCAGCTGGTTCTTCTCGATGGACTACGCGGGCCGTCGGGCGTACTCGGAGGAGACGGCCACCAACGCCTTCTACGAGACGCTGGCCTGGAACTGGCCCAACTGGGCCAAGCTGTTCTTCAACAACAAAGGCGTCGTCGCCCACGGCACCGACGTCTGCATGACCTACCCACCCGTCGACCCCACCGTCTGGACCTGGTAG
- a CDS encoding TetR/AcrR family transcriptional regulator: MESKQAQARLEVSRHACALFWENGVSGTSGDDIASAAALSTRTIWRYFRSKESCVEPVLAKSMQRFVGMLERWPDELSLGEHLAADVVAHPFTAADLEDERSAMRIATMTDSEPALRTSYLMVHDELERALVPVIAKRLRRSTDDLTVRLCAATVTGALRVIDEDVSRAVIVEHRTFTSEEAMAMIDTAILDATNGRIGGPVSGEQPEA, from the coding sequence ATGGAAAGCAAACAGGCGCAGGCCCGACTGGAGGTATCGCGGCACGCCTGTGCCCTGTTCTGGGAAAACGGGGTCTCCGGCACCAGCGGCGACGACATCGCCTCCGCCGCAGCACTTTCCACCCGCACCATCTGGCGCTACTTCCGATCCAAGGAGAGCTGCGTCGAACCGGTGCTGGCCAAGTCCATGCAGCGCTTCGTCGGCATGCTCGAACGCTGGCCAGACGAGTTGTCGCTCGGTGAGCATCTGGCCGCCGACGTGGTGGCCCATCCGTTCACCGCCGCGGACCTCGAGGACGAACGCAGTGCCATGCGGATCGCCACGATGACCGATAGCGAACCCGCACTGCGTACCTCGTACCTGATGGTGCACGACGAACTCGAACGTGCCCTGGTGCCGGTGATCGCCAAGCGGTTACGGCGCAGCACCGACGACCTGACGGTACGACTGTGCGCCGCCACCGTCACCGGGGCACTACGTGTGATCGACGAGGACGTCAGTCGTGCCGTCATCGTCGAGCACCGCACCTTCACCTCGGAGGAGGCCATGGCGATGATCGACACCGCCATCCTGGACGCCACCAACGGCCGGATCGGCGGTCCCGTCAGCGGGGAACAGCCGGAGGCGTGA
- a CDS encoding SDR family NAD(P)-dependent oxidoreductase translates to MSTDLRGRVALVTGAAQGMGAAHARRLAAAGATVAVNDLRDSAELTALATDIGGFTAAGDVADRGECARITTEVTQQAGRLDILVANHAYMTMAPLLDHDIDDWWKVVDTNLGGAFFLVQAALPHMRAQGAGRIVMITSEWGVTGWPQATAYAASKSGLISLVKTLGRELAAEHIIVNAVAPGVIDTPQLHVDADAAGVGLDQIHRQYAAAIPLGRIGSREEVAAAVELLCDFEMEAIVGQVVSCNGGSTRTRV, encoded by the coding sequence TTGAGTACCGATCTACGCGGGCGCGTTGCGTTGGTGACCGGCGCCGCCCAGGGGATGGGCGCCGCGCACGCTCGACGGCTCGCGGCGGCCGGAGCCACCGTCGCGGTCAACGATCTTCGTGACAGTGCCGAACTGACGGCGCTGGCCACCGACATCGGTGGGTTCACCGCCGCTGGTGACGTCGCGGACCGGGGCGAATGTGCACGCATCACAACCGAAGTGACGCAGCAAGCCGGACGGCTCGACATCCTGGTGGCCAACCACGCGTACATGACCATGGCGCCGTTGCTCGACCACGACATCGACGACTGGTGGAAGGTGGTGGACACCAACCTGGGCGGCGCCTTCTTCCTGGTGCAGGCGGCGTTGCCGCACATGCGAGCCCAGGGCGCTGGTCGCATCGTGATGATCACCAGCGAGTGGGGAGTCACCGGATGGCCGCAGGCCACCGCGTACGCCGCCTCCAAGTCAGGACTGATCTCTTTGGTGAAGACCCTGGGCCGGGAGTTGGCCGCTGAACACATCATCGTCAACGCCGTGGCACCAGGGGTGATCGACACCCCGCAACTGCACGTCGACGCCGACGCAGCCGGGGTTGGCCTCGATCAGATTCACCGGCAGTACGCGGCGGCTATTCCCTTGGGCCGCATAGGATCACGTGAGGAGGTTGCTGCGGCGGTGGAGTTGCTGTGTGACTTCGAGATGGAAGCGATTGTAGGACAGGTGGTCTCGTGCAATGGCGGATCGACCAGGACCCGTGTCTAG